The following are encoded in a window of Streptomyces sp. SAT1 genomic DNA:
- a CDS encoding AfsR/SARP family transcriptional regulator has protein sequence MEFGLLGPLQARIAGRAVPLNGPRQAKMLAALLLDANTAVPMERLVAVMWDTRPPATAVRQAQDAVSGLRRNLVARGAPASLISTRRGGYEIHLAQGRLDLLEFDHERHLAEQQTVPSGTAAALRRALARWRGNALADVPGRALEIDAARLNERRAATHKECLAIELDLGRHREVIDELTALLHTHPFDEQVAEHLMLALYRCRRQGEALRVYERLRRTLAGELGVDPAPPLRELHQRILTADPALTAVPPATGPSPTGPWATPPQSPDPAVTGPDMAMPVRQLPLDVPDFVGRADALAEIAGLLDGSAPNRAPVAVVVGGPGVGKSCLVTHAARRACAGFPDGQLYLDLAATSDEPRDPAMMLAEALRALSVAGSAIPSSLSERAALYRSLLVDRRTLVVLDDAGHADQVLPLLPGADGCAVLITSRTLLTQLPGARHIDLDVLSPAEARELFTGIVGRRRVEREPGEAEAILDCCGNLPLAIRIASGKLTGRPAWSLRVLRERIEDESRRLAELRIGDLSVRASVELSLRLLPQDAVRALGLLGLLGPHTLPGWVVGPLLDRPDGEEVLDLLVDASLVRLVATDALGEPRYRLHDLIRTCAVELAASLPAEDKRDAVVRVLSVWLELIGYGTERLPAAGLLTAAPGSAPRRALPRPVVDRLMSDPVGWFDAERDNLLGAVKLAADRGLDELAWELAAGAATYYDHRCLYQDWQHGHRLALDAAEGAGNVRG, from the coding sequence ATGGAATTCGGCTTACTGGGGCCGTTGCAAGCCCGGATCGCCGGACGCGCGGTCCCGTTGAACGGCCCGCGGCAGGCCAAGATGCTGGCGGCACTCCTGCTCGACGCCAACACCGCCGTCCCCATGGAACGGCTCGTCGCCGTGATGTGGGACACGCGGCCGCCCGCCACCGCGGTCCGTCAGGCCCAGGACGCCGTCTCCGGACTGCGCCGCAACCTCGTCGCCCGCGGAGCACCCGCCTCCCTGATCAGCACGCGGCGCGGCGGCTACGAGATCCACCTGGCGCAAGGCCGGCTCGACCTGCTGGAGTTCGACCACGAGCGACACCTCGCCGAACAGCAGACGGTCCCGTCCGGGACGGCGGCCGCGCTGCGGCGGGCGCTCGCCCGCTGGCGCGGGAACGCCCTGGCCGACGTCCCCGGCCGAGCCCTGGAGATCGACGCGGCCCGGCTGAACGAGCGACGCGCGGCCACGCACAAGGAGTGCCTCGCCATTGAACTCGACCTGGGGCGCCATCGGGAGGTCATCGACGAACTGACCGCCCTGCTGCATACACACCCCTTCGACGAGCAGGTCGCCGAACACCTGATGCTCGCCCTCTACCGGTGCCGCCGCCAGGGCGAGGCGCTGCGGGTGTACGAGCGGCTGCGCCGCACCCTGGCCGGCGAACTCGGCGTCGACCCCGCCCCACCGCTGCGGGAACTGCATCAGCGCATCCTGACCGCGGACCCCGCCCTGACAGCCGTGCCCCCGGCGACGGGACCCTCGCCCACGGGCCCCTGGGCGACACCGCCGCAGAGCCCCGACCCGGCGGTCACCGGGCCGGACATGGCGATGCCGGTGCGTCAGCTCCCCCTCGACGTCCCCGACTTCGTGGGCCGGGCCGACGCCCTGGCCGAGATCGCCGGGCTGCTCGACGGGTCGGCGCCGAACCGGGCCCCGGTCGCCGTCGTCGTGGGCGGTCCCGGCGTCGGCAAGTCCTGCCTGGTGACGCACGCCGCGCGACGGGCGTGCGCCGGCTTCCCCGACGGTCAGCTCTATCTCGACCTCGCGGCGACATCGGACGAGCCACGGGACCCGGCGATGATGCTGGCCGAGGCGCTGCGCGCGCTCTCGGTCGCCGGCAGCGCCATCCCGAGCAGCCTGTCCGAGCGAGCCGCGCTCTACCGGTCGCTGCTGGTGGACCGGCGCACGCTGGTGGTGCTGGACGACGCCGGCCACGCCGATCAGGTGCTGCCGCTGCTGCCCGGCGCCGACGGCTGCGCCGTGCTGATCACCAGCCGCACGCTGCTGACGCAGCTTCCCGGCGCCCGGCACATCGACCTGGACGTGCTGAGCCCGGCGGAGGCGCGGGAGCTGTTCACCGGAATCGTCGGACGGCGCCGGGTCGAACGGGAACCGGGGGAGGCCGAAGCGATCCTCGACTGCTGCGGAAACCTGCCGCTCGCCATCCGGATCGCCAGCGGCAAGCTCACGGGCCGCCCGGCCTGGTCGCTGCGGGTGCTGCGGGAACGCATCGAGGACGAGTCACGGCGGCTCGCCGAGCTGAGGATCGGCGACCTCAGCGTGCGGGCCAGCGTCGAACTGAGCCTGCGGCTGCTGCCACAGGACGCGGTGCGCGCGCTCGGCCTGCTGGGTCTGCTCGGCCCCCACACCCTGCCCGGCTGGGTGGTCGGCCCGCTGCTGGACCGCCCGGACGGCGAGGAGGTGCTGGACCTCCTCGTCGACGCCAGCCTGGTGCGACTGGTCGCCACCGACGCCCTCGGCGAGCCGCGTTACCGGCTGCACGACCTGATCAGGACCTGCGCCGTGGAACTCGCCGCCTCACTGCCCGCCGAGGACAAGAGGGACGCGGTCGTCCGGGTGCTGTCCGTCTGGCTGGAGCTGATCGGGTACGGCACCGAACGGCTCCCGGCAGCCGGACTGCTGACGGCGGCGCCCGGTTCCGCACCGCGCCGCGCGCTGCCCCGCCCGGTCGTGGACCGGTTGATGTCCGACCCGGTCGGCTGGTTCGACGCGGAACGCGACAACCTGCTCGGCGCGGTGAAGCTGGCCGCCGACCGGGGCCTGGACGAGCTGGCCTGGGAACTGGCGGCCGGCGCGGCGACCTACTACGACCACCGGTGCCTCTACCAGGACTGGCAGCACGGGCACCGCCTCGCGCTGGACGCGGCCGAGGGCGCAGGCAATGTGCGCGGCTAG
- a CDS encoding tetratricopeptide repeat protein, with protein sequence MGQLHIYQDEFDLATRTLESSLTLCRKAGDRRGEALTIAMLGTVSRVQGRDDEALERVEHALAIAVGEGDRHMQAQLSCSMAVMKLMQDKLDEAEPWFATALRQARTLGDAHRVAVVLRRFSRLHDRRGDPDEALRCLGQALATFENLADERCAAYTLLEVGRVHAGRHDRDRAAPALERAAALFHRHGDRQDEAACWQLIGDLDALAGAPHLAHQHRGRALRLWQTIGDINETNPPPRPSSP encoded by the coding sequence CTGGGCCAACTCCACATCTACCAGGACGAGTTCGACCTGGCCACTCGAACCCTGGAATCCTCCCTCACGCTGTGCAGGAAGGCCGGCGACAGACGCGGGGAGGCCCTGACCATCGCCATGCTGGGTACGGTCAGCCGGGTGCAGGGCCGTGACGACGAAGCCCTCGAACGGGTCGAGCACGCGCTGGCCATCGCGGTCGGCGAGGGCGACCGCCACATGCAAGCGCAGCTCTCCTGCTCCATGGCCGTGATGAAGCTCATGCAGGACAAGCTCGACGAGGCGGAGCCATGGTTCGCCACGGCCTTGCGGCAGGCCCGCACACTGGGCGACGCACATCGCGTGGCCGTGGTGCTGCGGCGCTTCAGCAGGCTGCACGACCGGCGCGGCGACCCCGACGAGGCACTGCGCTGCCTGGGACAGGCGCTGGCCACCTTCGAGAACCTGGCCGACGAGCGCTGCGCCGCGTACACCCTGCTGGAAGTCGGCCGCGTCCACGCCGGCCGGCACGACCGCGACCGCGCGGCCCCGGCCCTGGAACGCGCGGCGGCCCTCTTCCACCGCCACGGCGACCGCCAGGACGAGGCCGCCTGCTGGCAGCTGATCGGCGACCTGGACGCCCTCGCCGGCGCCCCCCACCTGGCCCACCAGCACCGAGGACGCGCCCTGCGCCTGTGGCAGACGATCGGCGACATCAACGAGACGAACCCCCCGCCCCGCCCGTCGTCACCGTGA
- a CDS encoding DUF4011 domain-containing protein produces the protein MTSTGGFGAGGDLQRLKTMLAGWRTSLVDLSGRNRLLNFRHTRSATLEISYPSAEELVERLDRGWDFAPLPDEEPEPEESEEPSSALPAARGDHSGGIVTQKRTAPSLLRALNSLRGKSTQLFNDYGLWTLNLGVGMLRWREDAAESSSDAPLILLPVVMERMKNGRIRLRANEEEEPRFNPALKVKLEQFHIDWTHVAEQDPTDLRAVLSAAAHAVEGKSGWQVSDRVVVALFASHKESMYQDLLENEGRVLASDLVRAMALGPDAGLASDRFDFEEIELDRIDELSPPEDRPLVLDADASQRQAIAAAVAGQSFVLDGPPGTGKSQTITNMIAGLMHAGRSVLFVSEKAAALDVVLDRLRSVGLDSYALALHSHSTSRKAVAQELGRALAEEPRAPQLSQQAVAQARKLRLALSAYAEAMNEERAPLGRTLHDVIGRVGQLADAPVAYPASGDGAASTGSAVLRAADLSADDLRSIVEATKAISASWEAVADPSFPWRRLRSGMPHPRPVLEQAQAALDGLATAVDRYRDLALDAAPATDQAALDRLIALLHLLDSRSPVPEKWLTTAAFADDIEDPADAFLAELRRAHRSGTAARTRVGERWRELSTRLTAERSDAEKSLTTMSPPGLDPAALTEEQARELADRFDATAGRLERTHQTLLSVSRTTGLAVPGSVEDARHLCAVIGVAAGEHRPLARWLVPDGAWEAEEAAVRVIADALAEFLTRRDNVLAAQALAASQAGPGWADLGAELSAERPADEQALTELEPPGIDIAALPSRAAAELADWLEALADTLETAGRRADSMAAELGCDRPKTTSETEDLATLIESADTTDRARETWLDPQRLPVVRAAVADISAAAEELSAAEQAASGVFLPELVSAQGLPDAVRRLTDGRQGLVGMLSSSIRADRKLVAALTHAGSWRSELYDKLHLADAWYTAHRNLRSLATEHAELTGRYRGRNCPTFRPCGRRSRTRKQSTGWHRRQSRTRTAGVSSPPTWPTAECLGETSSRRVRPCAANSRYGGGPWLARCSCRTRKTWRSSRSGTSHAGCAPISPRCARASPCWTP, from the coding sequence GTGACGAGTACGGGTGGCTTCGGCGCCGGTGGAGATCTCCAGCGGCTCAAGACAATGCTCGCGGGCTGGCGGACCTCCCTGGTGGACCTGAGCGGACGCAACCGGCTGCTCAATTTCCGCCACACGAGGTCGGCGACCCTGGAGATCTCGTACCCGTCGGCCGAGGAACTCGTCGAGAGACTCGACCGAGGCTGGGACTTCGCGCCGCTCCCCGACGAGGAACCGGAGCCCGAGGAGTCGGAGGAGCCCAGCAGTGCGCTGCCCGCGGCGAGGGGCGATCACTCCGGCGGAATCGTCACGCAGAAGCGCACGGCCCCTTCCCTCCTGCGCGCGCTCAACAGCTTGCGCGGCAAGTCGACTCAGCTGTTCAACGACTACGGTCTGTGGACTCTCAACCTCGGGGTAGGCATGCTCCGCTGGCGAGAGGACGCGGCCGAGTCCAGTAGTGACGCACCGCTGATCCTGCTTCCCGTCGTCATGGAGCGCATGAAGAACGGCAGGATTCGCCTCCGGGCCAACGAAGAAGAGGAACCGCGGTTCAACCCGGCTCTGAAGGTGAAGCTGGAGCAGTTCCACATCGACTGGACGCACGTCGCCGAGCAGGACCCCACGGACCTGCGCGCGGTGCTCTCCGCCGCCGCTCACGCGGTCGAGGGCAAGAGCGGCTGGCAGGTCTCCGACCGCGTGGTGGTGGCACTCTTCGCTTCCCACAAGGAGTCGATGTACCAGGATCTGCTCGAGAACGAGGGCCGGGTCCTGGCCAGCGATCTCGTGCGGGCGATGGCGCTCGGCCCGGATGCCGGTCTCGCGTCCGATCGTTTCGACTTCGAGGAGATCGAACTCGACCGGATCGACGAACTGAGCCCGCCCGAGGACCGCCCGCTGGTGCTCGACGCGGACGCCTCGCAGCGGCAGGCGATCGCCGCCGCCGTGGCCGGGCAGTCGTTCGTCCTGGACGGTCCTCCGGGCACGGGTAAGAGCCAGACGATCACCAACATGATCGCCGGGCTGATGCACGCCGGCCGCAGCGTCCTGTTCGTCAGCGAGAAGGCGGCGGCTCTCGACGTCGTCCTCGACCGGCTGCGTTCGGTCGGACTCGACTCGTACGCCCTCGCCCTGCACAGCCACAGCACGAGCCGCAAGGCCGTCGCCCAGGAGCTCGGCCGGGCCCTCGCGGAGGAGCCGCGAGCACCACAGCTCTCCCAGCAGGCAGTGGCACAGGCCCGGAAACTGCGGCTCGCGCTGAGCGCCTACGCCGAGGCGATGAACGAGGAGCGCGCACCGCTCGGACGGACCCTGCACGATGTGATCGGCCGGGTCGGGCAGTTGGCTGACGCGCCGGTCGCCTATCCGGCTTCCGGTGACGGAGCCGCTTCCACCGGGTCCGCAGTGCTCCGGGCCGCAGATCTGAGCGCCGACGACCTGCGATCGATCGTCGAGGCGACGAAGGCCATCTCCGCTTCCTGGGAAGCCGTTGCGGACCCGTCCTTCCCTTGGCGCCGTCTACGCTCGGGCATGCCGCACCCGCGACCGGTGCTCGAACAGGCCCAGGCCGCGCTGGACGGGCTCGCCACGGCCGTCGACCGGTACCGTGATCTCGCGCTCGATGCCGCACCTGCCACCGACCAGGCTGCCCTCGACCGTCTGATCGCGCTCCTGCACCTGCTCGACTCCCGCAGTCCGGTGCCGGAGAAGTGGTTGACGACGGCGGCCTTCGCGGACGACATCGAAGACCCGGCCGATGCCTTCCTGGCCGAACTCCGCAGAGCCCATCGCTCAGGCACGGCTGCTCGAACCCGGGTCGGTGAGCGCTGGCGCGAGCTGTCCACCAGACTGACGGCAGAGCGGAGCGATGCCGAGAAGTCGCTGACGACCATGTCGCCACCTGGGCTCGACCCCGCAGCGCTGACCGAGGAGCAGGCTCGCGAACTCGCCGACCGGTTCGACGCGACTGCGGGAAGACTGGAGCGCACGCATCAAACGCTCTTGAGCGTCAGTCGTACGACAGGGCTTGCCGTGCCGGGCAGTGTCGAGGACGCACGTCACCTGTGCGCCGTGATCGGGGTGGCGGCAGGCGAGCACCGACCGCTCGCGCGGTGGCTGGTCCCTGACGGGGCGTGGGAGGCGGAGGAGGCAGCGGTACGCGTCATCGCCGACGCGCTGGCCGAGTTTCTCACCCGACGGGACAACGTCCTGGCCGCACAGGCTCTCGCAGCCTCACAGGCGGGTCCTGGCTGGGCCGACCTGGGCGCCGAACTCAGCGCCGAGCGACCGGCCGACGAACAAGCCCTCACCGAACTGGAGCCGCCTGGCATCGACATCGCGGCACTGCCCAGCCGAGCAGCCGCGGAACTGGCGGACTGGCTGGAAGCCCTGGCCGACACGCTCGAAACCGCCGGCCGACGCGCTGACTCGATGGCCGCCGAGCTCGGCTGCGACCGACCCAAGACCACGTCGGAGACCGAAGACCTGGCCACGCTGATCGAGTCGGCCGATACCACCGACCGCGCTCGCGAAACGTGGCTGGATCCTCAGAGACTGCCAGTCGTGCGGGCAGCGGTCGCCGATATCTCGGCGGCTGCCGAAGAACTGAGTGCCGCCGAGCAAGCGGCGAGCGGCGTCTTCCTGCCCGAGCTCGTCTCCGCACAGGGGCTCCCTGACGCGGTCCGGCGCCTCACCGACGGCAGGCAAGGACTCGTCGGCATGCTGTCCAGCAGTATCCGGGCGGACCGTAAGCTCGTCGCTGCGCTCACGCACGCCGGCTCATGGCGAAGCGAGTTGTACGACAAGCTGCACCTGGCCGACGCCTGGTACACGGCGCACCGGAACCTGCGGTCGCTGGCCACGGAGCACGCCGAACTGACCGGCCGCTACAGGGGACGGAACTGCCCGACGTTCCGGCCCTGCGGAAGGCGCTCGCGCACGCGGAAGCAGTCCACGGGCTGGCACCGGAGACAGTCGCGAACCCGCACCGCAGGGGTCTCCTCGCCACCCACCTGGCCGACGGCCGAGTGCCTCGGCGAGACATCCTCACGGCGGGTACGGCCCTGCGCGGCGAACTCTCGGTATGGCGGCGGGCCCTGGCTCGCCCGGTGCTCCTGCCGTACGCGGAAGACTTGGCGAAGCAGCCGCTCGGGGACGTCGCACGCTGGCTGCGCGCCCATCTCGCCCCGCTGCGCCAGGGCCTCGCCCTGCTGGACACCGTGA
- a CDS encoding AAA domain-containing protein produces the protein MAKQPLGDVARWLRAHLAPLRQGLALLDTVISVGRREESPGAEHSTLASARAAVAVARAAQRGTAAFATCAVTDRRLLGPWYRGLDTNAGGLREAGPNGMTGYEPMGELLRRALGMTRQQPGPYATADHRDLLGRYGAHGHPDTEALSAALHAAQLVARLAPDNLADNARRARLADTLADDRPEPRELLAQTEQIRGELDHWHQYAHQPHLAGVGPVLADRPLDQAAAWLRAHVEPFEDAIDLIHSVARAMDDPTCLTLARAREAVAAVVSARAAESRFAENDAAYRGLLGSLHRGIDTDRDGVLDALDWAQKVRRTAHGGHAAPLPEAAARMMLTASPDSSVTVREADWRRQRESLAGYFEPKRAEELRRELSGTLPAAGAVLSRLDRDSFGPEAWTACAEALTVLGRYHLDGLPGQMARRDVSAEDFPAAMERAVLAAWLEHQLATDARLKPMRAVERDQLVERFEAADRALVEAAHAGVIAACNARRPRRTSVGQAAVIRRQAEMQRRHMPVRHLLKQTREVVRLIKPCFMMSPLTVSQFLPPDFEFDVVIFDEASQVLPQDAVNSVYRGKALIVAGDQKQLPPTSFFSAGGDGDDDDEWDEEGVDSYESVLDMCRGSGVLRGMPLRWHYRSRHENLIAFSNHEFYDDSMTTFPGALEQSPDIGVEFIKADGIYDRGGRSNNPGEAAKVAQRVIHHFDTRPGLTLGVVALSKAQAEAIEEAVQKAREARPDLDRFFTEDRLDGFFVKNLETVQGDERDVIILSIGYGRDQQGKLHSSFGPMNNKDVGWRRLNVAVTRARRRMEVVASFYGGELRDSGNKSVQALKRYLEYAQHGPRILETDAADPDAAPESPFEEEVIDLLRGWGYSMQPQVGVAGFRIDMAVRHPAAPGRYALGIECDGAMYHSSRAARDRDRLREAVLRDLGWKLHRIWGTDWYRNRRDAMARLRAAVEAACEADPHAVRVPRVAEGGTDGEGGTAAAADVAATAGDDPAPRVEFVTVDTGPSSWSRPYQVADHRELVSVRFDSARRRGLDDIALQDPDAVDVVADVALRVVDAEGPIAEELIFTRVRSVWNKASSGPVIKDRIRRALRKLVRQGEIVRIGATVYDRPDREVTVARTPIPRCDRKVALVPAVERQLVLRNVVAEGPGVHPEDLLREAARFFGWARLGSDIRDALTADIDKLTAGGHLVEAEGGLMPEESA, from the coding sequence TTGGCGAAGCAGCCGCTCGGGGACGTCGCACGCTGGCTGCGCGCCCATCTCGCCCCGCTGCGCCAGGGCCTCGCCCTGCTGGACACCGTGATCTCGGTGGGGCGTCGAGAGGAGAGTCCCGGCGCCGAGCACAGCACGCTGGCGTCCGCACGGGCCGCGGTCGCGGTCGCGCGCGCGGCGCAGCGGGGGACGGCCGCGTTCGCCACCTGCGCGGTGACCGACCGCAGGCTCCTCGGCCCCTGGTACAGAGGGCTGGACACCAACGCGGGCGGCCTGCGTGAGGCCGGGCCGAACGGCATGACGGGCTACGAGCCGATGGGCGAACTCCTCCGCCGTGCGCTCGGCATGACCCGGCAGCAGCCCGGTCCGTACGCCACGGCGGACCATCGCGACCTGCTGGGCAGGTACGGCGCACATGGACACCCCGACACCGAGGCACTGTCCGCAGCGCTGCACGCCGCACAGCTGGTCGCCCGCCTGGCGCCGGACAACCTCGCGGACAACGCCCGTCGAGCCCGCCTCGCGGACACACTGGCCGACGACAGACCTGAGCCGCGTGAACTCCTCGCACAGACGGAACAGATCCGCGGCGAACTCGACCACTGGCACCAGTACGCCCACCAGCCGCACCTCGCCGGGGTCGGACCGGTGCTCGCCGACCGCCCCCTGGACCAAGCCGCGGCATGGCTGCGAGCGCATGTGGAGCCCTTCGAGGACGCCATCGATCTCATCCACTCCGTCGCCCGCGCCATGGACGACCCCACCTGTCTGACCCTGGCCAGGGCGCGTGAAGCGGTGGCCGCGGTCGTCTCCGCACGCGCTGCCGAGTCGCGCTTCGCGGAGAACGACGCCGCATACCGGGGGCTCCTCGGCTCTCTCCACCGCGGCATCGACACCGACCGCGACGGAGTGCTGGACGCGTTGGACTGGGCGCAGAAGGTCCGCCGCACGGCACACGGCGGCCACGCCGCACCCCTCCCCGAGGCGGCGGCAAGGATGATGCTGACGGCTTCCCCCGACTCCTCTGTGACGGTTCGAGAGGCGGACTGGCGGCGTCAAAGGGAATCGCTGGCCGGGTATTTCGAGCCCAAGCGGGCGGAGGAACTGCGGCGTGAACTCTCCGGGACGCTGCCCGCCGCCGGAGCCGTCCTGTCACGTCTGGACCGTGACTCCTTCGGGCCGGAGGCCTGGACGGCCTGCGCCGAGGCGCTGACCGTACTCGGCCGGTATCACCTGGACGGACTGCCCGGCCAGATGGCACGCCGTGACGTCTCGGCCGAGGACTTCCCCGCGGCGATGGAGCGCGCGGTGCTCGCCGCCTGGCTCGAACACCAGCTCGCCACCGACGCCCGGCTGAAGCCGATGCGGGCCGTCGAGCGCGACCAGTTGGTGGAGCGTTTCGAGGCAGCCGACAGGGCCTTGGTGGAGGCGGCCCATGCCGGTGTGATCGCCGCGTGCAACGCCCGCCGACCGCGCCGCACCTCAGTCGGGCAGGCCGCTGTGATCCGCAGGCAGGCCGAGATGCAGCGTCGACACATGCCCGTACGACACCTGCTGAAGCAGACCCGCGAGGTCGTACGGCTGATCAAGCCCTGCTTCATGATGAGTCCACTGACGGTCAGTCAGTTCTTGCCACCTGATTTCGAGTTCGATGTCGTCATCTTCGACGAGGCGTCCCAGGTGCTGCCCCAGGACGCGGTGAACTCCGTCTACAGGGGCAAGGCGCTCATCGTGGCGGGCGACCAGAAGCAGCTGCCGCCGACCTCGTTCTTCAGCGCGGGCGGTGACGGAGACGATGACGACGAGTGGGACGAGGAGGGCGTGGACAGCTACGAGTCCGTCCTCGACATGTGCAGGGGCAGTGGCGTACTGCGGGGCATGCCGCTGCGCTGGCACTACCGCAGCCGGCACGAGAATCTGATCGCTTTCAGTAACCACGAGTTCTACGACGACTCCATGACGACGTTCCCGGGTGCGCTGGAGCAGAGCCCGGACATCGGCGTGGAGTTCATCAAGGCGGACGGCATCTACGATCGCGGCGGCCGGAGCAACAACCCGGGCGAGGCCGCGAAGGTGGCCCAGCGCGTCATCCACCACTTCGACACCCGACCCGGGCTGACCCTCGGCGTGGTAGCCCTCTCGAAGGCGCAGGCCGAGGCCATCGAGGAGGCGGTGCAGAAGGCGCGCGAGGCCCGTCCGGACCTCGACCGCTTCTTCACGGAGGACCGGCTCGACGGCTTCTTCGTCAAGAACCTGGAGACCGTCCAGGGCGATGAGCGTGACGTGATCATCCTGTCCATCGGCTACGGCCGCGATCAGCAGGGCAAGCTGCACTCGTCCTTCGGCCCCATGAACAACAAGGACGTCGGCTGGCGGCGCCTCAATGTGGCGGTGACTCGTGCCCGGCGGCGTATGGAGGTCGTCGCCTCCTTCTACGGCGGCGAGCTGCGCGACAGCGGCAACAAAAGCGTGCAGGCCCTCAAGCGGTACCTCGAGTACGCCCAGCACGGCCCGCGCATTCTCGAGACCGACGCGGCCGATCCGGACGCGGCGCCGGAAAGCCCCTTCGAGGAGGAGGTCATCGACCTGCTCCGCGGCTGGGGCTACTCGATGCAGCCGCAAGTGGGCGTCGCCGGTTTCCGTATCGACATGGCCGTACGTCATCCGGCGGCGCCCGGCAGGTACGCGCTGGGCATCGAGTGCGACGGTGCCATGTACCACTCCTCGCGGGCAGCCCGGGACCGTGACCGGCTGCGGGAGGCGGTCCTGCGCGACCTCGGCTGGAAGCTGCACCGGATCTGGGGCACGGACTGGTACCGCAACCGGCGGGACGCGATGGCGCGGCTGCGTGCCGCGGTGGAGGCGGCGTGTGAAGCGGATCCTCATGCGGTACGGGTTCCGCGCGTCGCGGAGGGCGGGACGGACGGAGAGGGTGGTACGGCGGCCGCCGCTGACGTTGCCGCGACTGCGGGTGATGACCCGGCACCGCGAGTGGAGTTCGTGACCGTCGACACCGGGCCGTCGTCGTGGAGCCGTCCGTACCAAGTCGCCGACCACAGAGAGCTGGTCAGCGTCCGCTTCGACTCCGCCCGCCGCCGCGGGCTCGACGACATCGCACTCCAGGATCCCGACGCCGTCGACGTGGTGGCCGATGTCGCGCTGCGCGTCGTCGACGCAGAAGGCCCGATCGCGGAGGAGCTGATCTTCACTCGGGTCCGCTCGGTGTGGAACAAGGCCAGCTCCGGACCGGTCATCAAGGACCGGATCCGCCGGGCACTGCGGAAGCTGGTCAGGCAGGGCGAGATCGTCCGCATCGGCGCCACGGTCTACGACCGGCCGGACCGTGAGGTGACGGTCGCTCGCACGCCGATTCCCCGCTGCGACCGGAAGGTGGCCCTGGTGCCGGCCGTCGAACGGCAGCTCGTGCTGAGGAACGTGGTGGCGGAAGGTCCGGGTGTACACCCAGAGGATCTGCTGCGCGAAGCCGCCCGCTTCTTCGGGTGGGCGCGGCTCGGGTCCGATATCCGGGATGCCTTGACCGCCGACATCGACAAGTTGACCGCCGGTGGACACCTCGTGGAGGCGGAGGGTGGCCTGATGCCCGAGGAGAGTGCCTGA
- the pcaDC gene encoding bifunctional 3-oxoadipate enol-lactonase/4-carboxymuconolactone decarboxylase PcaDC encodes MSETPSNTLQYRFDGPEEAPVLILGPSLGTTWHMWDRQVPELTQQWRVFRFDLPGHGGAPAHPAGSVGDLTDRLLATLEGLGVQRFGYAGCALGGAIGVELALRHPERLASLALIAASPRFGTADEFRQRGVIVRTNGLDPIARSSPDRWFTTGFASAQPAITDWAVQMVRTTDPGCYIAACEALASFDVRAELGRVGVPTLVLVGSEDQVTGPAEARTLVAGIRDARLAVVPGASHLVPVEQPAAVTDLLVRHFSTAWQPAFESSTGQMAIVAAPPRPVLAAPAQAPQSAPIAEIAPAAVPPQLAGGPDAYDTGLRIRREVLGDAHVDRELAQADEFGGDFQEFLTRSTWGGVWDRPGLDRRTRSCVALTALVAGGHLDDLAAHTRAALRNGLTPDEIKEVLLQTAVYCGMPAAGSAFRVAQRVIQEETTPTE; translated from the coding sequence GTGAGTGAGACACCGTCGAACACCCTGCAATACCGCTTTGACGGGCCGGAAGAGGCTCCCGTCCTGATCCTCGGTCCCTCACTGGGTACCACATGGCATATGTGGGACCGGCAGGTGCCCGAGCTGACGCAGCAGTGGCGGGTCTTCCGGTTCGATCTGCCGGGGCACGGGGGCGCGCCCGCGCATCCGGCCGGGTCGGTGGGGGACCTGACCGACCGGCTGCTGGCGACCCTCGAAGGGCTCGGGGTGCAGCGCTTCGGCTACGCCGGCTGCGCCCTCGGCGGCGCGATCGGCGTCGAGCTGGCGCTGCGGCACCCGGAGCGGCTCGCCTCGCTCGCCCTGATCGCGGCCTCGCCCCGGTTCGGCACGGCGGACGAGTTCCGCCAGCGCGGGGTGATCGTCCGGACCAACGGGCTCGACCCCATCGCCCGCAGCTCCCCGGACCGCTGGTTCACCACCGGGTTCGCCTCCGCCCAGCCCGCGATCACCGACTGGGCCGTGCAGATGGTGCGCACCACCGACCCCGGCTGCTACATCGCCGCCTGCGAGGCGCTCGCCTCCTTCGACGTCCGCGCCGAACTCGGCCGGGTGGGCGTGCCGACGCTGGTGCTGGTCGGCTCCGAGGACCAGGTCACCGGTCCCGCCGAGGCCCGCACCCTGGTCGCCGGGATCAGGGACGCGCGGCTCGCCGTCGTGCCGGGCGCCTCCCACCTGGTGCCGGTCGAGCAGCCCGCCGCCGTGACCGACCTGCTGGTGCGGCACTTCTCCACGGCGTGGCAGCCCGCCTTCGAGTCGAGCACCGGCCAGATGGCGATCGTCGCGGCCCCGCCGAGGCCCGTACTGGCGGCCCCCGCGCAGGCTCCGCAGAGCGCGCCGATCGCCGAGATCGCCCCGGCGGCGGTGCCTCCGCAGCTCGCCGGCGGGCCGGACGCGTACGACACCGGACTCAGGATCCGGCGCGAGGTGCTGGGCGACGCGCACGTCGACCGGGAGCTGGCGCAGGCCGACGAGTTCGGCGGGGACTTCCAGGAGTTCCTGACCCGCAGCACTTGGGGCGGTGTCTGGGACCGCCCGGGGCTCGACCGGCGCACCCGCAGCTGTGTCGCCCTCACCGCCCTGGTCGCCGGCGGCCATCTCGACGACCTGGCCGCCCACACCCGGGCCGCGCTGCGCAACGGCCTCACCCCCGACGAGATCAAGGAAGTGCTGCTCCAGACGGCGGTCTACTGCGGGATGCCGGCCGCGGGCAGCGCCTTCCGGGTGGCCCAGCGGGTCATACAGGAGGAGACGACCCCCACGGAGTGA